Proteins encoded by one window of Bauldia sp.:
- a CDS encoding oxidoreductase, with product MSKKVWFITGCSTGFGRELATKVLEQGDKVVLTARNPAQVQDLAQQHKDNAFVVTLDVTDEAMLKKAVADAEAHFGRIDVLVNNAGYGYFSAIEEGESAEVRRQFETNVFGLFALTRYVLPGMRARRSGHIVNVSSLGGLMAFPATGYYHASKFAVEGFSESLAMEVAPLGVKVTIVEPGRFRTDWAGRSMVESRTVIDDYAATAGARRAAARSNSGSQPGDPARAAAAIINAVDAAEPPLRLLLGSDAYQAAQLRLVALRQNFDAWQELSLSTDFPKP from the coding sequence ATGTCGAAGAAAGTTTGGTTCATCACAGGCTGCTCGACGGGCTTCGGCCGCGAGCTGGCCACCAAGGTCCTCGAACAGGGGGACAAAGTTGTTCTCACCGCCCGCAATCCGGCTCAGGTTCAGGACCTGGCCCAGCAGCACAAGGATAACGCCTTCGTCGTCACGCTCGACGTCACCGACGAGGCAATGCTGAAGAAGGCCGTCGCCGACGCCGAAGCGCACTTCGGACGCATCGATGTGCTCGTGAACAACGCGGGGTATGGATACTTTTCCGCCATCGAGGAAGGCGAGAGCGCGGAGGTCCGCCGGCAGTTCGAGACCAACGTGTTCGGTCTCTTTGCACTGACCCGCTACGTCCTGCCGGGCATGCGCGCCCGGCGCAGCGGCCACATCGTCAATGTGTCTTCTCTCGGCGGCCTCATGGCCTTCCCGGCGACCGGCTACTATCACGCCAGCAAATTCGCGGTTGAAGGCTTCTCGGAATCGCTGGCGATGGAAGTCGCTCCGCTCGGCGTCAAGGTGACGATCGTCGAGCCGGGCCGTTTCCGCACCGATTGGGCGGGCCGCTCGATGGTCGAATCGAGGACGGTGATCGACGACTATGCGGCAACGGCCGGAGCGCGTCGTGCAGCCGCTCGCTCAAATTCCGGCTCGCAGCCGGGCGACCCCGCACGGGCCGCCGCCGCGATCATCAACGCGGTTGACGCCGCGGAGCCGCCCCTGAGGCTGCTCCTCGGATCCGATGCCTATCAGGCCGCACAGCTTCGGCTCGTGGCGCTTCGGCAGAACTTCGATGCATGGCAGGAGTTGAGCCTGAGCACCGATTTCCCGAAGCCCTGA
- a CDS encoding MBL fold metallo-hydrolase — translation MTAGDSSSQPLHWELFIRSRESATQGVPAGKEQLAWVANTATLFWGDRDALLVDTFLSDKQTAELADWIESKGKTLRTVYLTHAHPDHFFGLTQILARFPHARAIARPNVVKAMQMMTSPEFIATYLEPRWPGQIPARLTVASPLKGDVFDLEGREFRVVDTGHTDTNDTTSVYVPSLHMVVAGDAIYNETHPFLAESNHDGRIAWLAAIDRIAALKPKVVVVGHGPLDPDNDPRHIAATHRYIEDFDRLDGETATALELYQRMLALYPNRLNPGSLWGGAHAAKQPPQQRAAK, via the coding sequence ATGACCGCAGGCGATTCCTCTTCCCAGCCATTGCATTGGGAGCTGTTCATCCGCAGCCGCGAGAGCGCCACACAGGGCGTTCCTGCCGGCAAGGAGCAACTGGCTTGGGTCGCCAATACCGCGACGCTGTTCTGGGGTGACCGCGACGCCCTTCTGGTCGACACGTTCCTGAGCGACAAGCAGACTGCGGAGCTTGCCGACTGGATCGAATCCAAGGGAAAGACGCTGCGCACCGTCTACCTCACCCATGCGCACCCCGATCATTTCTTCGGCCTGACGCAGATTCTGGCGCGCTTCCCCCACGCCCGGGCCATCGCCCGTCCGAACGTGGTGAAGGCGATGCAGATGATGACGTCTCCCGAGTTCATCGCCACCTACCTGGAGCCGCGCTGGCCGGGACAGATACCCGCGCGGCTGACGGTGGCGAGCCCTCTGAAAGGCGACGTATTCGATCTTGAAGGGCGGGAGTTCCGCGTCGTCGATACCGGACACACCGACACCAACGACACCACCTCCGTCTATGTGCCATCCCTCCACATGGTGGTCGCCGGCGACGCGATCTACAACGAGACTCATCCGTTTCTTGCCGAATCCAACCACGACGGCAGGATCGCCTGGCTGGCGGCGATCGACCGGATCGCCGCGCTGAAGCCGAAGGTCGTCGTCGTCGGCCACGGGCCCCTCGACCCCGACAATGATCCCCGCCACATTGCGGCGACGCACCGCTATATCGAGGACTTCGATCGCCTTGACGGCGAGACAGCGACCGCGCTCGAACTCTACCAGCGGATGCTGGCTCTCTATCCCAACCGGCTGAATCCGGGATCGCTGTGGGGCGGGGCCCACGCCGCCAAGCAGCCACCTCAGCAGCGCGCCGCGAAATAG
- a CDS encoding helix-turn-helix domain-containing protein yields the protein MLRIVATKAAVFSSVTFASGRISGPALRRRTMWFNFATSSGTREKRMKSKTGRRGANCGIARALGVVGDRWSLLIIRDAFGGKERFGEFQKGLGLAKNILSSRLKKLVAEGILHTVPDSEESTFKSYVLTEKGERLGVVLAALWQWGEQNCFAKGEVTQTLVDRRTNEPLARISLKTATGRSLSPRDVNLIARDAAQPRVGR from the coding sequence TTGCTGCGCATCGTCGCGACGAAGGCTGCAGTCTTTTCTTCGGTGACCTTCGCGTCGGGCCGCATTTCAGGCCCGGCGTTGCGTCGTCGGACGATGTGGTTTAATTTTGCAACTTCGAGCGGCACGCGGGAGAAGCGTATGAAAAGCAAGACCGGACGCCGAGGCGCCAATTGCGGTATCGCGCGCGCGCTCGGCGTCGTCGGCGACCGATGGTCGCTGCTGATTATCCGCGACGCATTCGGCGGGAAGGAGCGCTTCGGAGAGTTTCAGAAAGGTCTCGGCTTGGCGAAGAACATCCTGTCATCCCGCCTCAAGAAGCTCGTTGCGGAGGGCATCCTCCATACGGTTCCGGACAGCGAGGAATCGACCTTCAAATCTTATGTCCTGACGGAGAAAGGTGAGCGGCTCGGGGTCGTGCTCGCCGCGCTCTGGCAGTGGGGCGAGCAGAATTGCTTCGCCAAAGGCGAGGTCACCCAGACGCTTGTCGACCGACGTACTAACGAGCCTCTCGCGAGGATTTCGCTGAAGACCGCGACAGGCCGGTCGCTCTCTCCGCGCGACGTCAATCTGATCGCCAGAGATGCTGCGCAGCCGCGGGTGGGCCGTTAG
- a CDS encoding AraC family transcriptional regulator, whose product MHELLEQMCEVADRHAKEARSPTSIPGLTLYNIRKSVHVMHVLYNPRICIILRGSKTVSLGDAPFHADAATFLLVTVDIPVASRVFVSGDGRSYLSLTLDLDRGVLAEIMQKLPLRPMPAMPPAGLAAARVSDELLEPFARLLNILDRPDEIEFLRPLIVREIHYRLLKSGLADPLVQFVMSGSHLWRVGKATSWIKAHYNEPMSIDGLAELAGMSVTSFHRHFKAVTLMTPFQYRTQVRLQEARRMLLGDHATTGTVGVAVGYDSQSQFSREYKRMFGAPPATDAARLMGAA is encoded by the coding sequence ATGCACGAGCTTCTGGAACAGATGTGCGAAGTGGCCGATCGGCATGCGAAGGAGGCGCGATCGCCGACGAGCATTCCGGGGCTGACGCTCTACAACATACGCAAGAGCGTCCACGTAATGCATGTGCTCTATAATCCCCGCATCTGCATCATTCTGCGCGGCAGCAAGACCGTGAGCCTAGGCGACGCGCCGTTCCATGCCGACGCTGCCACCTTCCTGCTCGTGACCGTCGATATTCCGGTTGCCTCGCGCGTCTTCGTCTCCGGCGACGGTCGATCGTACCTGTCGCTGACTCTCGACCTCGACCGCGGAGTGCTGGCGGAAATCATGCAGAAGCTTCCGCTGCGCCCGATGCCGGCGATGCCACCGGCCGGACTGGCCGCCGCGCGGGTGAGCGACGAACTCCTCGAGCCGTTCGCGCGGCTGCTGAACATCCTCGATCGCCCGGACGAGATCGAGTTTCTGCGGCCGCTGATCGTACGGGAAATCCACTACCGCCTGCTCAAGAGCGGTCTTGCAGATCCGCTGGTGCAGTTCGTCATGAGCGGGTCGCACCTTTGGCGCGTCGGCAAGGCGACGAGCTGGATCAAGGCGCACTACAACGAACCGATGAGCATCGATGGATTGGCCGAGCTCGCCGGCATGAGCGTCACGTCATTTCACCGGCACTTCAAAGCGGTGACGCTGATGACGCCTTTCCAGTACCGGACTCAGGTTCGGCTGCAAGAAGCGCGGCGGATGCTGCTCGGCGATCACGCGACGACCGGCACTGTCGGCGTCGCCGTCGGCTACGACAGCCAGTCCCAGTTCAGCCGCGAATACAAACGCATGTTCGGCGCGCCACCGGCGACCGATGCCGCGCGGCTCATGGGCGCTGCCTGA
- a CDS encoding amidase gives MKANTRARNDGASEVHYLGLVEVARKIRAGALTSAEVTAAILDRIAKLDGALGSYTAVLAERAMARARQADDEIGRGLRRGPLHGVPVAVKDLCFTAFAPTAAGMHIHRDFVPDYDATVVKRLEAAGAIIVGKLTMTEGAFSWHHPEMRKAINPWSAEVWPGVSSTGSGVATAAGLCFGSLGSDTGGSIRFPSTACGLTGLKPTWGRVSRHGIFPLANSLDHIGPMARSAEDAAALLSVVAGADADDPTALVAPVPNYLARLDDGIRGVRIGLAHDFAFTGLDADVSAVLDRAVETFVDLGARIAPVEVPWTRDVADIWNSICVTEARISHEQTYPSRASEYGREFAAILESFADVDALSLGKAMQRRLAFNGRIADIFETVDLLIVPAIPTRSPTNAEWTAMTEGPLEDIAGFIRFTSTFNITGSPTVTLPGGFDKRGVPVGFQLVGRHLAEDLLLRAGHAYQQVTDWHTRHPKLEGAKDKRPVVAA, from the coding sequence ATGAAAGCGAACACCAGGGCCAGGAACGATGGTGCCAGCGAGGTCCACTACCTCGGACTGGTCGAGGTCGCCCGCAAGATACGCGCCGGCGCGCTCACGTCGGCCGAGGTCACCGCCGCGATTCTCGATCGCATCGCGAAGCTGGATGGCGCGCTCGGCAGCTACACCGCGGTCCTGGCGGAGCGCGCGATGGCGCGGGCGCGGCAGGCGGACGACGAGATCGGGCGCGGGCTGCGGCGCGGTCCGCTCCACGGCGTCCCGGTCGCCGTAAAGGACCTCTGCTTCACGGCCTTTGCCCCGACGGCGGCGGGCATGCACATCCACCGCGATTTCGTTCCCGATTACGACGCCACCGTCGTCAAGCGGCTGGAGGCGGCCGGCGCGATTATCGTCGGCAAGCTGACCATGACCGAGGGCGCGTTCTCCTGGCACCACCCGGAAATGCGGAAAGCCATCAATCCGTGGAGCGCGGAAGTATGGCCCGGCGTATCCTCCACGGGTTCGGGCGTGGCTACCGCCGCCGGTCTGTGTTTCGGTTCGCTGGGATCGGACACCGGCGGCTCGATCCGGTTTCCTTCCACCGCCTGCGGGCTGACCGGCCTCAAGCCGACGTGGGGCCGGGTGAGCCGCCACGGCATCTTTCCGCTGGCCAACTCGCTCGATCACATCGGGCCGATGGCGCGTTCGGCCGAGGATGCGGCGGCGCTTCTTTCCGTCGTCGCCGGCGCCGATGCCGACGACCCGACCGCGCTGGTCGCGCCGGTGCCGAATTACCTGGCGCGGCTCGACGATGGCATTCGCGGTGTCCGCATCGGCCTTGCGCACGACTTCGCGTTCACCGGCCTCGATGCCGACGTGAGCGCCGTCCTCGACCGTGCGGTCGAGACGTTCGTCGACCTCGGGGCGCGCATCGCGCCCGTCGAGGTCCCCTGGACGCGCGACGTCGCCGACATCTGGAACAGCATCTGCGTCACCGAGGCGCGGATTTCGCACGAGCAGACCTATCCCAGCCGCGCCTCGGAATATGGCCGGGAGTTCGCCGCGATTCTGGAAAGCTTCGCCGACGTCGATGCCCTCAGCCTCGGCAAGGCGATGCAGCGACGCCTGGCCTTCAATGGCCGCATCGCGGACATCTTCGAGACGGTCGACCTGCTGATCGTTCCGGCGATCCCGACACGGTCGCCGACCAATGCCGAGTGGACCGCGATGACCGAGGGTCCGCTCGAGGACATCGCCGGCTTCATCCGTTTCACCTCGACGTTCAACATCACCGGCAGCCCGACCGTCACGCTCCCCGGCGGCTTCGACAAGCGCGGCGTACCGGTCGGCTTCCAGCTCGTCGGCCGCCACCTTGCCGAGGACCTGCTGCTGCGCGCCGGTCACGCCTACCAGCAGGTCACCGACTGGCACACGCGCCATCCCAAACTCGAAGGCGCGAAAGACAAGCGGCCGGTAGTCGCGGCATGA
- the iolB gene encoding 5-deoxy-glucuronate isomerase yields the protein MNLLLKPSGKSGLVQHVTPASAGWTYVGFDVHLLAPGQTVKATTGDREVCLVFVAGRGRVKAGGRDFGLVGERMSPFAGRPHSVYVGGGSEWELTASTACEIAVCSAPGSKGSLPARVIGPGDVGVLTRGKGTNTRFATNILPEDQPAESLLVVECITPGGHTSSYPPHKHDTSDPPRESQLEETYYHRFNPQQGFAFQRVYTDDRSLDEVMLIEDGDVSLVPKGYHPVATVHGYDLYYLNVMAGPVRTWKIHNAVEHEWILR from the coding sequence ATGAACCTCCTGCTGAAACCTTCGGGGAAATCCGGCCTCGTCCAGCACGTCACACCGGCGAGCGCCGGATGGACCTACGTCGGCTTCGACGTGCATCTTCTTGCGCCCGGGCAAACGGTGAAAGCAACGACCGGCGACCGCGAGGTCTGCCTGGTGTTCGTCGCCGGGAGAGGCAGGGTAAAGGCAGGCGGTCGCGATTTCGGCCTGGTCGGCGAACGCATGTCGCCGTTCGCCGGGCGACCCCATTCGGTCTATGTCGGCGGTGGCAGCGAATGGGAGCTGACCGCGAGCACGGCCTGCGAAATCGCCGTGTGCTCGGCGCCCGGCAGCAAGGGCTCGCTGCCGGCGCGCGTCATCGGCCCCGGCGATGTCGGGGTGCTGACGCGCGGCAAAGGCACCAACACGCGCTTTGCAACCAACATCCTTCCGGAGGACCAGCCGGCCGAATCCCTGCTCGTGGTCGAGTGCATCACGCCCGGCGGTCATACCTCGTCCTACCCGCCGCACAAGCACGACACCAGCGATCCGCCGCGCGAGAGCCAGTTGGAGGAGACCTACTACCACCGCTTCAATCCGCAGCAGGGCTTCGCCTTCCAGCGCGTTTACACGGATGACCGCAGTCTCGATGAGGTGATGCTGATCGAGGACGGCGACGTCAGTCTCGTGCCGAAGGGATATCACCCCGTCGCCACCGTTCACGGCTACGATCTCTACTACCTGAACGTCATGGCCGGCCCGGTGCGGACCTGGAAGATCCACAACGCCGTCGAGCACGAGTGGATACTGCGTTAA